TTCGTTATTATAAAAGTGTAGGGCTCTGTATGTTTTAGGAAAGGATTTTTAAAGGTCATAACTTGACTAcaaattttacatttgtaaaatttatttttcttgtacatATGATAACTTTTGTTACTTTCATAAGCCTCACTCATGCTAACATATTTAGTTTTAAATCCATAGGTATGTGTTATTATAtacattaaatgtaaaataaaagtacatTATTTAAAGGAAATTTCTAACATTTCACTTTGAAATTTGTGAAAGATTCAATATGTATGAGTACATAAGGACTAGAAGTCCAGTTATATGTTTTGaatgatatatattttaactttttattgattctttgtgcatttcacatcatgcatcccaatctcAATCATTTTCCTGTCCCCTAGCTTATGCTCTCTGCTCTTGCAACCTCCTTcacaaaacaaacttttaaagtacaacctaaaagtaaaaaaaaaaaaaacccaaaacaaaacagacaaacaaagatcaagtttaaaaaaaaaatctcagcatggaagctGTACTGTGGCAGTGAGTCACACAATATACCCTTTCGTCcaaacatctttacttgtaagtattCAGTGcaaggagtcattggtctggtttgaggcctctggtttctactacaccctcaatgctgggccctcactaggactcctcttggatataatattgttgccttgtgtcatggagatcctgtagctttggatctgcaggtcaagccccttcatgtgctccatcCCTTCAAAGATGAAGTGGGTGTTGTGGTGGGCTATCTTCTAGTACTGGTTCTGGGCCTGaatggtagctgggttggttaGCCTACTAGCTTTCCTTCATTGTCACCACCTGGGCAACCTCTCCAGCACTTCTCTGCCCAGCTTACCCAATGTAGCAGACAGTGAAGAATTGGGCAGGTTCTTCTGCTCTCACAGCCTCCAGTCCAGCTCATCTGCATTCATATAATCAGGCCAGCTCTACTgctttgcccaggtgaggtacagggaATATTCTCCAGATTGTTGCACTTGGTGAGGTACAGGATTGGTGCACTTGGTGAggttcagggccagctcttccattctTATGCCCCTGAGATCAGCTCTCCTGCCTTTCACAAGTGGCAAGGGatagggaaggatttatttcccTTTACCCTTGCCATCTCATGGAATATGAGCGAGGGGAAGCTGCACTTATCCTACAGAGTCTGCCAGGCCTAGAAACACCCAGTTTTTTTGTGGGTGAAATTCTTCCTGCTGAGGGCTAGAGACTTGGGGCAGAGTTGTGCTTGTCCTCTGGAATCCACCACACTTAGAAATTCCCAGTGATTTATGAGTGAAATTCTTCCCACCGGTATACATTTTTGTAACAATTTCTATCTATGTGTTAATGGAAATGCAGCCACATATTTATAAATCCCTTCTTGTAATGTCTCCAATACAGCCTTGATCTGGCAGCAGCTACACTGTACCATGGCTTTCCTGGAGGATGGGAACCACACTGCAGTGACAGAATTCATTTTATTGGGCTTAACTGATGACCCAGTCCTTAGAGTCGTCCTCTTCACCATCATCCTGTGTATCTACCTGGTGACCGTGTCTGGGAACCTCAGCACCATCCTCCTCATCAGAGTCTCTTCTCAACTCCACCATCCCATGTActtttttctcagtcatttggCTTCTGTTGACATAGGGATCTCATCTTCTGTCACACCCAACATGCTTATCAATTTCTTGGTAAGTCAAAGTACCATCTCCTACCTTGGATGTGGcatccagctcagctcagctgatTTCTTTGGGTCAGTTGAATGTTTCCTTCTGGCTGCCATGGCTTATGATCGCTTCATGGCAATCAGCAACCCACTGCTATATTCAACCAAATTGTCCACACAAGTCTGTATCCAGTTGGTTGTGGGATCTTATATAGGGGGTTTTCTTAATGCTTCCTTTGCTATAgtttactttttctcttttcaattctGTGGGCCAAATAGAATCAATCACTTTTTCTGTGATATTGCTCCTTTGATAGAACTCACCTGTTCGGATGTTAGTGTCTTTGCAGTTGTTACCTCATTTTCAGCTGGATCAGTTATTGTGATCACAGTGTTTGTCATAGCCATCTCTTATTCCTGTATCCTCATCACCATCCTGAAGATGAATTCAACTGAGGGCCGTGAGAAGGCCTTCACCACCTGCACCTCCCACCTCACTGCAGTCATACTCTACTATGGGACAATCACATTCATTTATGTGATGCCCAAGTCCAGCTACTCCACTGACCAGAACAAGGTGGTCTCTTTGT
The nucleotide sequence above comes from Peromyscus maniculatus bairdii isolate BWxNUB_F1_BW_parent chromosome 1, HU_Pman_BW_mat_3.1, whole genome shotgun sequence. Encoded proteins:
- the LOC102926255 gene encoding olfactory receptor 5P59 produces the protein MAFLEDGNHTAVTEFILLGLTDDPVLRVVLFTIILCIYLVTVSGNLSTILLIRVSSQLHHPMYFFLSHLASVDIGISSSVTPNMLINFLVSQSTISYLGCGIQLSSADFFGSVECFLLAAMAYDRFMAISNPLLYSTKLSTQVCIQLVVGSYIGGFLNASFAIVYFFSFQFCGPNRINHFFCDIAPLIELTCSDVSVFAVVTSFSAGSVIVITVFVIAISYSCILITILKMNSTEGREKAFTTCTSHLTAVILYYGTITFIYVMPKSSYSTDQNKVVSLFYMVVIPMLNPLIYSLRNNEIKGALKRQLGKKTLS